Proteins co-encoded in one Nicotiana sylvestris chromosome 7, ASM39365v2, whole genome shotgun sequence genomic window:
- the LOC138873607 gene encoding uncharacterized protein codes for MYDVSLHELWDKCNAILLAWILNTVFPSLISTLIYASNAYKVWVDLRERCDKVNAFRACYLHQKISTLVHGVSSVSVYLPRLCELWDEYETLDPPPSCRCPESKQHAEYYQVQKLYQFLSDPKENRWGECSSVRTEIGELVALLSNREASGGGYRPRNNYGKAPLFCEYCKFKGHTKDNCYKLNDYPTDFKCKKKGGGPNNNANNVINTSSTPSVPDMQQNLSQSSSQTAGNSPSTHLSSHAQFFTPEQYSQIL; via the exons ATGTATGATGTTAGTCTACATGAGTTGTGGGATAAATGTAATGCAATTTTGTTAGCATGGATACTGAATACAGTTTTTCCAAGTCTAATTAGCACATTGATATATGCTTCTAATGCATATAAGGTGTGGGTAGACTTAAGAGAGAGGTGTGACAAAGTAAATGCATTTAGAGCCTGCTATTTGCATCAGAAAATTTCCACACTTGTTCATGGAGTGTCTTCAGTATCTGTATATCTTCCGAGACTATGTGAACTGTGGGATGAATATGAAACTCTGGATCCTCCACCCTCTTGTAGATGCCCTGAGTCCAAGCAACATGCTGAATATTACCAAGTGCAAAAACTGTACCAATTTCTATCTG ATCCAAAGGAAAATAGGTGGGGGGAATGTAGTAGTGTTAGAACTGAGATTGGAGAACTTGTTGCACTCTTAAGCAACAGAGAAGCAAGTGGAGGTGGTTATAGGCCTAGAAACAACTATGGGAAGGCTCCCCTTTTCTGTGAATACTGCAAATTTAAAGGTCACACAAAGGATAATTGCTATAAGCTAAATGATTATCCAACTGATTTCAAGTGTAAAAAGAAAGGAGGAGGACCTAACAATAATGCCAACAATGTGATCAATACTAGTTCAACACCTTCAGTACCTGATATGCAGCAGAATCTGTCTCAGTCCAGTTCTCAGACTGCTGGGAACTCCCCATCTACACATTTATCATCACATGCTCAATTCTTCACTCCAGAACAATACTCTCAAATTTTGTAA
- the LOC104242797 gene encoding uncharacterized protein, whose translation MLSVGYKYIILLFLIVVVIGSESDLSGKSSLDSLLQEYAFKALRFPETKTGTPYNGSVPSNLSGIRISALMLKRDSLKWRGYGYYNEFFIPTVVIEEPYVEDLVLVYQNIGDYWSSYYYSLPGYTYLAPVLGILAYDASNLYATNLPELDILAMDDPITIKFPYVQPAPEGSLPKCVYFYSNNLVEFGDVTDGNICETRIQGHFAIVVEVSVAPSPSPAADEIAPSFPPTPHDDNNDHQKNKSEIWIISLVVFLVFALFGILFVIVKRFGLLEKRQRLYDSAEIVEPLLGNTEVTLPLEAPSRPLLENDYVL comes from the coding sequence ATGCTTTCAGTTGGTTATAAATACATAATTCTGTTGTTTCTTATTGTTGTTGTGATTGGATCTGAGTCAGACTTGTCAGGAAAAAGCTCACTTGATTCCTTACTTCAAGAATATGCTTTCAAGGCATTGAGATTTCCAGAAACTAAAACAGGTACTCCTTATAACGGATCTGTTCCTTCCAATTTGAGTGGGATTAGAATTTCTGCTTTAATGCTTAAAAGGGACAGCTTAAAATGGAGAGGTTATGGTTACTATAATGAATTTTTTATCCCAACTGTGGTCATTGAGGAGCCTTATGTAGAGGATCTTGTTCTGGTTTACCAAAACATTGGTGATTATTGGTCCTCATATTATTATTCTTTGCCTGGTTACACTTATCTAGCACCAGTTTTGGGAATCTTAGCTTATGATGCTTCTAATTTGTATGCCACAAATTTACCGGAATTGGATATTTTAGCGATGGATGATCCTATTACTATCAAGTTTCCTTATGTGCAGCCTGCCCCAGAGGGATCTTTGCCCAAATGTGTTTATTTCTACTCCAATAATTTGGTCGAATTTGGGGATGTTACAGATGGAAATATTTGTGAGACAAGAATACAAGGCCACTTTGCTATAGTTGTTGAGGTGTCTGTTGCTCCAAGTCCTTCTCCTGCTGCTGATGAAATTGCTCCAAGTTTTCCTCCTACTCCTCATGATGATAATAATGATCATCAAAAGAACAAATCTGAAATatggattatttcattggtagtATTTCTAGTTTTTGCTCTATTCGGAATATTGTTTGTTATTGTAAAACGGTTTGGATTATTAGAAAAAAGACAGAGGTTGTATGATTCAGCAGAAATTGTTGAGCCCTTGTTAGGGAACACTGAGGTGACATTGCCATTGGAAGCTCCAAGTAGACCATTGCTAGAGAACGACTACGTGCTTTAG